In Leishmania major strain Friedlin complete genome, chromosome 12, one genomic interval encodes:
- a CDS encoding putative surface antigen protein 2: MAQCVRRLVLAATLAAAVALLLCTSSAPVARAAGTGDFTAAQRTNTLAVLQAFGRAIPKLGEVWKGDDFCSWDHLLCLPLSVTIRVFVSTYAGTLPEMPVNVDYGHVMIGNLGLWNMPQVVGTLPASWHLMKRLTSLVIADFDSITGSLPPEWSSMPNLNAVELKRLKLSGTLPADWSSLKSLSNVVLEDMPITGLLPPEWGSLERIQQLVLRKLKVTGPLPPQWSPMKALRFLTLDGTNLSGTLPPQWSAMASVISLNLEGTEVSGTLPPEWISMSRLQTLNLRRTKVSGTLPPEWSSMGSLANLQLSLTQVSGTLPPQWSSMKKLTQLLLTDTLLSGTLPAEWSALQSLVILQLSGSKFSGTLPPQWSGMSKARSLQLQHCDLSGSLPSSWSAIPMLASVSLKGNKFCGCVPDSWDQKAGLVVDIEDKHKGSDCLAAKDCTTTTTKPPTTTTTTTTTTTTKPPTTTTTTTKPPTTTTTTTTTTTTKPPTTTTTTTKPPTTTTTTTTTTTTKPPTTTTTTTKPPTTTTTTTTTTSTKPPTTPTTTTTTTTTKPPAATSTEAPAEPTTTATPTNTPTPAPETECEVDGCEVCEGDSAARCARCREDYFLTDEKTCLVYCDGGVAAVSSGVAAAAVVCVAVLFSVGLAA; encoded by the coding sequence atggcgcagtgcgtgcgtcggctggtgctggcggcgacgctcgccgctgcggtggcgctgctgctgtgcacgagcagtgcgccggtggcgcgtgctgctgggaCGGGCGACTtcactgcggcgcagcggacgaacacgctggcggtgctgcaggcgtttgGGCGTGCGATCCCTAAGCTTGGGGAGGTGTGGAAGGGCGACGACTTCTGCTCGTGGGACCACCTACTGTGTTTGCCCTTGAGCGTTACCATACGTGTTTTTGTTTCCACGTatgccggcacgctgccggagatgcCTGTGAACGTCGACTACGGGCACGTCATGATCGGGAACCTGGGGCTCTGGAATATGCCACAAGTGGTCGGGACGCTGCCCGCCTCATGGCACTTGATGAAGCGGTTGACATCTTTGGTAATTGCAGACTTTGACAGTATCACCGGCAGCCTGCCGCCTGAGTGGAGCTCGATGCCTAATTTAAACGCTGTGGAGCTGAAGCGACTAAAACTGAGCGGTACGTTGCCTGCGGACTGGAGCTCTTTGAAATCACTGTCGAACGTCGTTCTTGAGGACATGCCGATCACAGGCTTGTTGCCCCCGGAGTGGGGCTCGCTGGAGAGAATACAGCAGCTGGTTCTACGGAAATTGAAGGTGACcggccctctccctcctcagTGGAGCCCAATGAAGGCATTGCGGTTTCTTACTCTGGATGGCACGAATCTatccggcacgctgccgccccagtggagcgCGATGGCATCGGTGATATCTCTTAATCTGGAGGGTACTGAGGTCTctggcacgctgccgcctgaGTGGATATCGATGAGCAGGCTGCAAACTCTGAATCTGCGGCGCACGAAAGTATCCGGCACTCTGCCGCCCGAATGGAGTTCTATGGGCAGCCTGGCGAACCTTCAACTTTCTCttactcaggtctccggcacgctgccgccccagtggagctcGATGAAAAAGCttacgcagctgctgctcaccgATACTTTGTTGTCCGGCACGCTTCCTGCTGAGTGGAgtgcgctgcagtcgctTGTTATACTGCAGCTGTCCGGCAGTAAGttctccggcacgctgccgccccagtggagtGGGATGTCGAAGGCCCGgtccctgcagctgcagcactgcgACCTGTCCGGCAGTCTGCCCTCTTCGTGGTCTGCGATACCGATGCTGGCTTCCGTCTCTCTTAAGGGCAACAAGttctgcgggtgtgtgccggACTCGTGGGATCAGAAGGCTGGTCTTGTTGTGGACATCGAGGACAAgcacaagggcagcgactgctTGGCTGCTAAGGACTgcacaacgaccaccactaagccgcccacgacgacaacgaccacgacgacaacgaccaccactaagccgcccacgacgacaacgaccaccactaagccgcccacgacgacaacgaccacgacgacaacgacgaccaCTAAGCCgcccacgacgacaacgaccaccactaagccgcccacgacgacaacgaccacgacgacaacgacgaccaCTAAGCCgcccacgacgacaacgacgaccaCTAAGCCgcccacgacgacaacgaccacgacgacaacTACCAGCACTAAGCCACCCACGACGCcaacgaccacgacgacaacgaccaccactaagccgCCTGCCGCAACCAGCACTGAGGCACCGGCTGAACCCACGACCACTGCTACCCCAACAAACACGCCGACTCCTGCACCAGAGACGGAGTgcgaggtggatgggtgtgaggtgtgcgagggggactccgctgcgaggtgcgcgaggtgccgtGAGGACTACTTCCTGACGGACGAGAAGACGTGCCTGGTGTActgcgatggcggtgttgctgctgtgtcgagcggagtggcagcagcagctgttgtgtgcgtggctgtgctgttcagcgtggggctggcggcgtga
- a CDS encoding putative surface antigen protein 2, producing MAQCVRRLVLAATLAAAVALLLCTSSAPVARAAGTGDFTAAQRTHTLAVLQAFGRAIPELGEKWTGNDFCSWEAVLCNAPDVSVSGISPTYAGTLPEMPVGVDYRHVMIKQLDFSKMGLGLSGTLPDSWSKLEGLTSLTLSDCGMGGTLPASWSSMTRLTELRIERCGFFSGTLPPEWSSMKSIQFVDLRVMKLSGTLPPQWSSMTSLDTLSLRDVGEITGTLPPEWKSMKSILYLYVTKSRISGSLPVEWSEMTTVREFSFRESPLAGPLPPQWSSIKTLRRVYLANTDISGTLPSSWTALTRVDHLHLEGTKLSGTLPPEWISMSSLAQLFLSRSLVQGTLPPQWSAMKKLTQLLLDDTLLSGTLPAEWSALQSLVTLQLSGSKVSGTLPPQWSGMSKAQSLQLQDCDLSGSLPSSWSAIPMLASVSLKGNKFCGCVPDSWDQKAGLVVDIEDKHKGSDCLAGKDCTTTTTKPPTTTTTTTTTTTTKPPTTTTTTTTTTTTKPPTTTTTTTTTTTTKPPTTPTTTTTTTTTKPPAATTTEAPAEPTTTATPTNTPTPAPETECEVDGCEVCEGDFAARCARCREDYFLTDEKTCLVYCDGGVAAVSSGVAAAAVVCVAVLFSVGLAA from the coding sequence atggcgcagtgcgtgcgtcggctggtgctggcggcgacgctcgccgctgcggtggcgctgctgctgtgcacgagcagtgcgccggtggcgcgtgctgctgggaCGGGCGACTtcactgcggcgcagcggacgcacacgctggcggtgctgcaggcgtttgGGCGTGCGATCCCTGAGCTTGGGGAGAAGTGGACGGGCAACGACTTCTGCTCGTGGGAGGCCGTCTTGTGCAATGCGCCGGACGTGTCCGTGTCGGGAATCAGTCCGACGTatgccggcacgctgccagAGATGCCTGTGGGCGTCGACTACCGGCACGTCATGATCAAGCAGCTCGACTTTTCCAAAATGGGCCTGGGGCTGAGCGGGACGCTGCCGGACAGCTGGAGCAAGCTGGAAGGACTGACTTCCCTTACGTTGTCGGACTGCGGCATGGGTGGTACGCTGCCGGCCTCATGGAGCTCGATGACTCGGCTGACGGAGCTTAGGATAGAAAGATGCGGGTTTTTCTcgggcacgctgccgcccgagtgGAGCTCGATGAAGTCCATCCAGTTTGTTGACCTGAGGGTTATGAAGCTGAGCGgtacgctgccgccccagtggagctcGATGACGTCATTGGATACGCTGTCGCTTCGTGACGTTGGCGAGAtcaccggcacgctgccgcccgagtgGAAATCGATGAAATCAATTCTGTATCTGTACGTTACCAAATCGAGGATTAGCGGCTCATTGCCCGTTGAGTGGAGTGAGATGACGACCGTGAGGGAGTTTTCGTTTCGGGAATCGCCGTTGGccggccccctccctcctcagTGGAGCAGCATCAAGACACTGAGGAGAGTGTACCTGGCGAACACTGATATCTCCGGGACGCTGCCGTCCAGTTGGACAGCCCTAACCCGTGTTGATCACCTGCACTTGGAGGGCACAAAgctctccggcacgctgccgcctgaGTGGATATCGATGTCgtcgcttgcgcagctgTTTCTGAGCAGGTCGCTTGTTCagggcacgctgccgccccagtggagcgCCATGAAAAAGCttacgcagctgctgctcgacgaTACTTTGTTGTCCGGCACGCTTCCTGCTGAGTGGAgtgcgctgcagtcgctTGTTACACTGCAGCTGTCCGGCAGTaaggtctccggcacgctgccgccccagtggagtGGGATGTCGAAGGCCCAgtccctgcagctgcaggactGCGACCTGTCCGGCAGTCTGCCCTCTTCGTGGTCTGCGATACCGATGCTGGCTTCCGTCTCTCTTAAGGGCAACAAGttctgcgggtgtgtgccggACTCGTGGGATCAGAAGGCTGGTCTTGTTGTGGACATCGAGGACAAgcacaagggcagcgactgctTGGCTGGTAAGGACTgcacaacgaccaccactaagccgcccacgacgacaacgaccacgacgacaacgacgaccaCTAAGCCgcccacgacgacaacgaccacgacgacaacgacgaccaCTAAGCCgcccacgacgacaacgaccacgacgacaacgaccaccactaagccACCCACGACGCcaacgaccacgacgacaacgaccaccactaagccgCCTGCCGCAACCACCACTGAGGCACCTGCTGAACCCACGACCACTGCTACCCCAACAAACACGCCGACTCCTGCACCAGAGACGGAGTgcgaggtggatgggtgtgaggtgtgcgagggggaCTTCGctgcgaggtgcgcgaggtgccgtGAGGACTACTTCCTGACGGACGAGAAGACGTGCCTGGTGTActgcgatggcggtgttgctgctgtgtcgagcggagtggcagcagcagctgttgtgtgcgtggctgtgctgttcagcgtggggctggcggcgtga